One window of the Triticum dicoccoides isolate Atlit2015 ecotype Zavitan chromosome 3B, WEW_v2.0, whole genome shotgun sequence genome contains the following:
- the LOC119278868 gene encoding uncharacterized protein LOC119278868, with protein MSACKKARAEATSVVSSDRLSSLPPELKGDILSRLNVEEAVKTSTLSSTWRDAWTNMPKIFLRDGNFARTKFVTLVDMVLSLHNGTVEMFDISGSKAYHDEFGRWMRMLSRIRPRSVTIRLNSGPGYRIPSCLFSIGDLRVLHLQNCVISLPRVFQGFKRLTHLDLKNFSSTDIDIQNLVSFCPVLSYLKLASFEGINYLNVQAPKLKRLHVFGDFEDINLDAPNLEAAILSLAHEAKAHQSVPIAHDMESHVKKSLGDLSGIKTLGISGIFMKYLSKWCILTKFPAVFHRLEHIYLVICFWDQRQVLATCSLFQNAPNLKKLDMWDHSSSTLDQDQARIQELTMQVQLDHLVTASVKDFRGLDCEVNFLAKLLSWAPALEEVKIEWTGKTECSMVLAKLLALPRVSPRAKFNLDSEAMNTCKKTRAEATSVVSSDRLSSLPPKIKGNVLSRLDVREAVRTSTLSSTWRDAWTDMPKISLRDRNFARTRFVTLVDMVLALHKGTIEEFDISGKKSYHDELARWMLMLSRRSPRSVTIKLNSGPRYKISSRLFSIGDLKFLQLENCIISLPRAFQGFKSLTYLSLNIFSSTDRDIQNLISFCPVLTDLILTSFEGINRLNIQAPKLEYLNVCGDFEDINLEAPNLKVAILYLGHQAKLYQSVPIGYDKENHVKKSLGSLSEIKTLGITGSFMKYLSKGCILTKLPVVFTRLENIYLTICFWDQRQVLTAYSLFQNAPNLKKLAVWSYASSTCDQDQARILEHTLQMKMDHLVMACVECFRGLDNEVDFVAKLLSWAPALEEVKIEWKGEADCSIVLAKLLALPRVSPRAKVIVRF; from the exons ATGAGTGCGTGTAAGAAGGCCAGGGCGGAAGCTACATCTGTTGTGAGTTCAGACAGACTTAGCAGTCTACCTCCAGAGTTAAAGGGCGACATCCTCTCCCGTTTGAATGTCGAAGAAGCGGTTAAGACTAGCACCTTATCAAGTACTTGGAGGGATGCATGGACTAATATGCCAAAAATATTTCTGCGCGATGGAAATTTCGCAAGAACCAAGTTCGTCACATTAGTTGATATGGTGCTATCACTCCACAACGGAACTGTAGAGATGTTTGACATTTCAGGTAGCAAAGCTTACCATGATGAGTTCGGTAGGTGGATGCGCATGCTATCTAGGATAAGACCAAGATCAGTTACAATCAGGTTGAACTCAGGGCCAGGGTATAGGATTCCTTCATGTCTATTTTCTATCGGCGATTTGAGGGTTCTGCACCTGCAAAACTGCGTCATCAGCTTGCCCCGGGTATTCCAAGGTTTCAAGAGATTAACTCACCTGGACCTGAAAAATTTCTCCTCCACAGACATAGACATCCAAAATCTGGTCTCCTTCTGCCCCGTACTGAGTTATTTGAAACTAGCTTCTTTTGAGGGCATCAACTATCTAAACGTTCAAGCTCCTAAACTGAAACGTCTTCATGTTTTTGGGGACTTTGAAGACATTAATTTGGATGCCCCTAATTTGGAGGCGGCCATTCTCTCTCTTGCTCATGAAGCTAAAGCACATCAATCTGTTCCAATTGCGCATGACATGGAAAGCCATGTCAAGAAGTCATTGGGAGACCTAAGTGGCATCAAAACACTTGGAATTAGTGGCATTTTCATGAAG TATCTATCAAAATGGTGCATACTTACAAAGTTCCCTGCCGTATTTCATCGCCTCGAGCATATTTATCTTGTGATATGCTTTTGGGACCAGAGGCAAGTCTTGGCCACTTGTTCGCTGTTTCAGAATGCCCCTAACTTAAAGAAACTTGACATGTGG GACCACTCTTCGAGCACATTGGATCAGGATCAGGCGAGGATTCAAGAGCTTACCATGCAAGTGCAACTGGATCATCTCGTAACGGCCAGTGTGAAAGATTTCAGGGGCCTGGACTGCGAAGTCAATTTCCTGGCAAAGCTACTGAGTTGGGCGCCGGCTCTGGAAGAAGTGAAGATAGAATGGACGGGCAAAACAGAGTGCAGCATGGTTCTTGCCAAGCTATTAGCTCTGCCGAGGGTGTCTCCCAGGGCCAAG TTTAATCTGGATTCTGAAGCAATGAATACCTGCAAAAAGACCAGGGCAGAAGCTACATCTGTTGTGAGTTCAGACAGACTGAGCAGTctacctccaaagataaagggcaaCGTCCTCTCCCGTTTGGATGTCAGAGAAGCGGTTAGGACTAGCACCTTATCAAGTACTTGGAGGGATGCATGGACAGATATGCCAAAAATATCTTTGCGCGATAGAAATTTTGCGCGAACCAGGTTCGTTACGTTGGTCGATATGGTGCTAGCACTCCACAAGGGAACCATAGAAGAGTTTGATATATCAGGTAAAAAAAGTTACCATGATGAGCTCGCTAGGTGGATGCTCATGCTGTCAAGGAGATCACCAAGGTCAGTTACAATCAAGTTGAACTCAGGACCAAGGTATAAGATTTCCTCACGCCTCTTTTCTATCGGTGATTTGAAGTTTCTGCAACTGGAAAACTGCATCATCAGCTTGCCCCGGGCATTCCAAGGTTTCAAGAGCCTAACTTACCTGAGCCTAAACATTTTCTCATCCACAGACAGGGATATCCAAAATCTGATCTCGTTCTGCCCCGTCTTGACTGATTTGATATTAACTTCTTTTGAGGGCATCAACCGACTAAACATTCAAGCTCCTAAGCTAGAATATCTTAATGTATGTGGGGACTTTGAAGACATTAATTTGGAGGCCCCTAATCTGAAGGTGGCCATTCTCTATCTAGGTCACCAAGCTAAACTATATCAGTCTGTTCCAATTGGGTATGACAAGGAAAACCATGTCAAGAAGTCATTGGGAAGCCTAAGTGAGATCAAGACACTTGGAATTACTGGCAGTTTCATGAAG TATCTATCAAAAGGGTGCATACTCACGAAGCTCCCAGTTGTGTTTACTCGCCTTGAGAATATTTATCTTACGATATGCTTTTGGGACCAGAGGCAAGTCTTGACCGCTTATTCATTATTTCAGAATGCCCCTAACTTGAAGAAGCTTGCGGTGTGG AGTTACGCTTCGAGCACATGCGATCAGGATCAGGCGAGGATTCTAGAGCATACCCTGCAAATGAAAATGGACCATCTCGTAATGGCCTGTGTTGAATGTTTCCGGGGTCTTGACAACGAAGTCGATTTCGTGGCAAAGTTACTGAGTTGGGCACCTGCTCTGGAAGAAGTGAAGATAGAATGGAAGGGTGAAGCAGATTGCAGCATTGTTCTTGCCAAGCTATTAGCTCTGCCGAGGGTGTCTCCCAGGGCCAAGGTCATTGTTAGATTTTGA